From a single Miscanthus floridulus cultivar M001 chromosome 8, ASM1932011v1, whole genome shotgun sequence genomic region:
- the LOC136470760 gene encoding uncharacterized protein yields MANPFDLNVRLEEDDDDNLPFDLNEPIMEDHTTYGFDLNLPLDEFGAVDFNYVQNLPEQDVEAPVQVNRPKHDMPEEVRKQVYQALLARSKNGKLGKRDTSIVADQFGVHIRSVQRLWKRGKTQLAQNIPVVVASQKKGRCGRKAIPLDLEQLRNIPLKQRMTIEDVSSRLGITKSRIQRYLKKGLLRRHSSSIKPYLTDANKKTRLKWCIDMIEQGLVGDPKFKDFFDFVFIDEKWFYLSQKSEKYYLLPEEDEPHRTCKNKNYIPRIMFLCVCARPRFRNGECIFYGKIGCFPLVTYENAIRGSHNRLRGEQVIKPITSITRDVIRDFMLNQVLPAIRAKWTREDVHKPIFIQQDNAPSHLKVDDPVFCEAAKQDGFDIRLICQPPNSPDFNILDLGFFHAIQAIQYKKDAKTIKDLVPAVQQVNCSLFHLLHCFFNN; encoded by the exons ATGGCTAATCCATTCGATTTGAACGTTCGTTTagaagaagatgatgacgacAATCTTCCATTCGATCTCAATGAGCCAATAATGGAGGATCACACCACATATG GGTTTGATTTGAACTTGCCACTAGACGAGTTTGGTGCGGTTGATTTCAATTATGTACAAAACCTGCCCG AACAAGATGTTGAGGCTCCCGTTCAAGTAAACCGTCCAAAGCATGACATGCCTGAAGAAGTTAGAAAACAAGTGTACCAAGCATTGTTGGCTAGAAGCAAAAATGGGAAACTAGGCAAGAGAGATACAAGCATTGTTGCCGATCAGTTTGGTGTACACATTCGATCGGTTCAGCGCTTATGGAAGCGAGGTAAAACCCAACTTGCTCAAAACATTCCGGTCGTGGTTGCTAGTCAAAAGAAGGGTAGATGTGGCCGTAAGGCAATCCCTCTTGATTTGGAACAATTGCGCAACATTCCTCTAAAGCAAAGAATGACCATAGAAGATGTGTCTAGTAGACTTGGTATTACCAAATCTAGGATACAAAGGTATTTGAAAAAGGGTTTGCTTAGACGccactctagtagcatcaaaCCTTACCTCACTGATGCTAACAAAAAGACTAGGTTGAAGTGGTGCATTGACATGATTGAGCAAGGTTTGGTTGGTGATCCAAAGTTTAaggatttttttgactttgtgttcattgatgagaaATGGTTCTACCTTTCTCAAAAATCCGAGAAATACTACTTGCTACCCGAGGAAGATGAACCACATCGcacttgcaagaacaagaatTACATTCCTAGGATCATGTTTTTATGTGTTTGTGCTCGGCCAAGATTTAGAAATGGAGAGTGCATTTTTTATGGGAAAATCGGTTGCTTTCCACTTGTCACTTATGAAAATGCTATTAGAGGAAGTCATAACCGTCTTCGTGGTGAACAAGTTATCAAGCCAATAACTTCAATCACAAGGGATGTCATTAGAGATTTCATGCTAAATCAAGTGTTGCCGGCCATTAGAGCCAAATGGACAAGAGAAGATGTGCACAAGCCAATATTCATACAACAAGATAATGCACCTTCTCATTTAAAAGTGGATGATCCTGTTTTTTGTGAGGCTGCTAAGCAAGATGGGTTTGATATTCGGCTTATTTGTCAACCACCCAATTCTCCTGATTTCAACATTCTAGACTTGGGGTTTTTTCATGCTATACAAGCTATACAATATAAGAAGGATGCAAAAACAATTAAAGATCTTGTTCCAGCCGTGCAGCAGGTAAATTGTTCACTTTTTCACTTGTTACATTGCTTCTTTAACAACTAA